Proteins from one Plasmodium gaboni strain SY75 chromosome 4, whole genome shotgun sequence genomic window:
- a CDS encoding putative DNA helicase MCM9 produces MTLSSSESSIFSETDDDSYNEEDYTYNREENIKNIKIYNKIIIKLFLKNRKYYEQIKSIALGYISKIEDIEFCNVQNNEQDRNEHIYNFYFDAHDAIEYGENKLIYYLQNSYHKFMDVINNYSIPLFFRIIFLSCYFEFLNNEENERNDYDDNQNCGENQNYGENQNCGENQNYGDNNICNENEVKQRDEENNKDNNNNFDSNVLHFHNMTTSPSKCLKEGFELFRTNENNMYEKQNEQFWRDKNEEYDNIYNEIYFNDKDSINNDDTKQKETTTLDHVRKDKVKENDMDYFFNNFIEYDFCKDNNVMEQIDLYSSCLIKGILYSYMKYSFLKKEEIKLKINNCLKMIFVRHNIKIKCRLINIPYLHDIHINNIQEIENKHIGKFISTEGIITRVGEKKILEESKKYRCMKCDYVIKKNAAPELYYNTETFFRCPNIIVNTKKMASGILYDINDKITNEFITRQMDKNKKKDDNVDDNFQDDNDNNNDNNNNDNNNDNNNHNNNHNNNNDNNNNDNPLYSNRTMQNEKGIYVKKICNSTNFEFMENEIKRVDYQEIKIKETSKSNIPYSITVVLLENLAGKYHPGKNVIINGIVLRRWKRLYKDIRCDSELFIEANYIEIKELEQVKIKEISLDDDFSKYINSIVSKTCLHDQQDMCYENQGFIENASCEGNDNLCEEMGYNMCNNKRGDTNGVNKNICDSKGDDSSILKDINTLGQNDKYNPINTRLITQNMKEKNEHIKNLQLNNIGFTHLNSVDKRQNIFEKYWFFFKNNKIEGKKYICESICPNLYNCKLSKLSILLVLIGGNKINNEYDSFYHENNKWTKYFSKNYKKSKKKSSTIKNVRNNIINMNEENEMVEDSLEEMDEKKTRKEKEYEINKNDICQKKNMYTLYETNNISNIKYGLMESTKEKRKRKQKQKQKQTKFEPDNCDKRTLCHLLLVGDPGTGKSQLLKEVQKLSNICVNVSGMFCTTAGLTCAAIKEGNSFMLESGALVLADNGVCCIDEFCLMKNENKNAIHEAMEQLSISVAKGGIVDKLNCRCTIIGASNFEINKDMKGNLSNYDSKVIIINLSYALLSRFDLVVIAEDNSQIDYKIADYILSQDVEVKKGLDNEDDNHNNMKNNVNYNINNCKSNNTCNNYKETSHMGNLPEGCMNNGHKKLNENISHNEHVARDKMILSPFNSDHGNRGKFGKKNKITWPSEKLKEYINYVKNGYFPNFDKSSKLILITYYSTLRKYNNGDNGTTVRTLESLIRLSEAHSKLILNKKVTSDDVINIILLVELSLRGYQIAIRTNANNILIARTGILENSAYLLQTYNSNYNTFYCLDDVLFDDSLYIYFKNIILEKLHLQEDNGKIHKML; encoded by the coding sequence atgacGCTCTCGAGCTCCGAGTCAAGTATTTTTAGCGAAACAGACGACGATAGTTACAATGAAGAAGACTACACTTATAATAGAGaggaaaatataaagaacataaaaatctataataaaataataataaaattatttttaaaaaatcgaaaatattatgaacaaataaaaagCATTGCATTAGGATATATAAGTAAAATAGAAGATATTGAATTTTGTAATGTGCAAAACAATGAACAGGACAGAAACGagcatatatataatttttattttgatgCACATGATGCTATTGAATATGGAGAGaacaaattaatatattacttGCAAAATAGTTATCATAAGTTTATGGATGTGATAAACAATTATTCGATTCCTCTTTTTTTTCGGATTATCTTTCTTAGTTGTTACTTTGAATTCTTgaataatgaagaaaatgaaagaaACGATTATGATGACAATCAAAATTGTGGTGAAAATCAAAACTATGGTGAAAATCAAAATTGTGGTGAAAATCAAAATTATGGTGacaataatatttgtaatGAAAACGAAGTAAAACAAAGggatgaagaaaataataaagataataacaacaatTTTGATAGTAATGTTTTacattttcataatatGACTACATCTCCTTCTAAATGTCTTAAGGAAGGTTTTGAATTATTTAGAACAAAcgaaaataatatgtatgaaaaacaaaatgaacAATTTTGGCGCGATAAGAATGAGgaatatgataatatatacaatgaaatatattttaatgataaagatagtataaataatgatgatacgaaacaaaaagaaacaaCCACATTAGACCATGTAAGAAAGGATAAGgttaaagaaaatgatatggattatttttttaataattttatagaATATGATTTTTGTAAAGATAATAATGTTATGGAACAAATAGATTTATATAGTTCATGTTTAATTAAAGgtattttatattcttatatgaaatatagttttttaaaaaaagaagaaataaaattaaaaataaataattgtttgaaaatgatatttgttcgacataatataaagattAAATGCCGACTAATTAATATACCTTACTTACATgatattcatataaataatatacaagAAATTGAGAATAAGCATATTGGTAAATTTATAAGTACAGAGGGTATTATAACAAGAGTAGGAGAGAAGAAAATATTGGAAgaaagtaaaaaatatagatgTATGAAATGTGACTATGTAATTAAAAAGAACGCTGCTCCTGagttatattataacacGGAAACGTTTTTTCGATGTCctaatattattgtaaATACGAAAAAAATGGCCTCTGGTATTTTGTAcgatataaatgataaaataacGAATGAATTTATCACTAGACAAATGGATAAgaataaaaagaaagatGACAATGTCGATGATAATTTTCAGgatgataatgataataataatgataataataataatgataataataatgataataacaatcataataataatcataataataataatgataataataataatgataatcCTCTTTATAGTAATAGAACTATGCAAAATGAGAAAGGGatatatgttaaaaaaatatgcaATAGCACCAATTTCGAATTTATGGAGAATGAAATTAAGAGGGTCGATTATcaagaaataaaaataaaagaaacTAGTAAGTCGAATATACCCTATTCTATAACGGTTGTACTTTTAGAAAATTTAGCTGGAAAATATCACCCAGGaaaaaatgttattatCAACGGTATTGTTTTAAGAAGATGGAAGAGGTTGTATAAAGATATAAGATGTGATTCtgaattatttattgaGGCCAATTATATCGAAATAAAGGAATTAGAACAGGtcaaaataaaagaaatatcTTTGGATGATGAtttttctaaatatattaattctATTGTGAGCAAGACATGTTTGCATGATCAACAAGATATGTGTTATGAGAATCAGGGATTTATTGAAAATGCATCATGTGAGGGAAATGATAATTTGTGCGAGGAGATGGGATACAACATGTGTAATAATAAGAGGGGTGATACAAATGGtgttaataaaaacatttgTGATAGTAAAGGGGACGACTCGTCCATTTTGAAGGACATAAATACACTTGGTCAAAATGACAAGTATAATCCTATCAACACAAGATTAATTACACAAAATATgaaggaaaaaaatgaacatataaaaaatttgCAGCTCAATAATATAGGTTTTACACATTTAAATAGTGTAGATAAAAGACagaatatttttgaaaaatattggtttttttttaaaaataataaaatagaagggaaaaaatatatttgtgaAAGTATATGTCCAAATTTGTATAATTGCAAATTGTCTAAATTATCGATATTACTTGTTTTAATAGGTGGGAACAAGATAAATAATGAGTATGATTCTTTTTATCACGAAAATAATAAGTGGACTAAATATTTTAGTAAGAATTATAAGAAGAGTAAAAAGAAAAGCAGtacaataaaaaatgtaaggaataatattataaatatgaatgaaGAGAATGAAATGGTCGAGGATTCTCTAGAAGAAATggatgaaaaaaaaacaagaaaagaaaaagaatatgaaataaacaaaaatgatatatgtcaaaaaaaaaatatgtacaCCTTGTATGAAACAAACAACATATctaatataaaatatggTCTAATGGAAAGTACTAAGGAGAAGAGAAAAAGGAAGCAAAAGCAAAAGCAAAAGCAAACAAAATTTGAACCAGATAATTGTGATAAAAGAACCCTGTGtcatttattattagtTGGTGATCCAGGTACAGGTAAATCAcaattattaaaagaagTACAAAAATTAAGTAACATATGTGTGAACGTGTCAGGAATGTTTTGTACTACAGCAGGATTAACATGTGCAGCTATTAAAGAAGGAAATAGTTTCATGTTAGAAAGTGGTGCATTAGTATTAGCTGATAATGGAGTTTGTTGTATTGATGAATTTTGTTTAATGAAGAATGAAAATAAGAATGCTATTCATGAAGCTATGGAACAATTAAGTATTTCAGTAGCAAAAGGAGGAATAGTAGATAAATTAAATTGTAGGTGCACAATAATTGGTGCTTCAAATTTTGAgataaataaagatatgAAAGGAAATTTATCTAACTATGATAGTAAggttattataattaacTTATCTTATGCTTTGCTTAGTAGGTTTGATTTGGTGGTTATAGCTGAAGATAATAGTCAAATAGATTATAAAATAGCggattatattttatctcAAGATGTGGAGGTAAAAAAGGGTCTTGACAATGAAGATgataatcataataatatgaaaaataatgtgaattataatattaacaattGTAAGAGTAATAATACGtgtaataattataagGAGACTAGCCACATGGGAAACTTACCCGAAGGTTGTATGAACAATGgacataaaaaattaaatgaaaatatttcaCATAATGAACATGTAGCACGTGACAAGATGATATTATCTCCTTTCAATTCAGACCATGGTAATCGAGGCAAAtttggaaaaaaaaataaaataacatgGCCAAgtgaaaaattaaaagaatatattaattatgTGAAGAATGGTTATTTCCCAAATTTTGATAAAAGTTCgaaattaatattaattacATACTATTCAACattaagaaaatataacaatGGTGATAATGGAACGACTGTGCGAACCTTAGAAAGTTTAATAAGATTAAGTGAAGCACATTCGAAATTgatattaaataaaaaagtaaCATCCGATGatgtaataaatattatattgttaGTTGAATTGAGTTTACGAGGATATCAAATAGCTATTCGCACGAATGccaataatatattaatagCAAGAACAGGTATATTAGAAAATTCTGCATATTTATTACAAACATATAACAGTAATTATAATACGTTCTATTGCTTAGATGACGTTTTGTTTGATgattctttatatatttactttaaaaatattattctGGAAAAATTACATTTACAAGAAGATAATGGGAAAATTCATAAAATGTTGTGA
- a CDS encoding putative histone acetyltransferase gives MRTKSANKLNVEQTTGEIKKVELNREYYNCIKTYASDLQNLSFNFFPSINTYTCVPKLSAINTITFHPCISSSDYINKTYTFKPLFTHHFFSDSEQVIGFENLNIEFYYTCDNYEVFMKLNGSICDQYENSNYIMLMLLQSLYITTPYPGGFIESEEKFLSILNRNDKKLVKKNSYEEQVRNAIYKPPGYIIYEKHISKDIILQIRKCGFSSEYFKFDSSSDIKNIKRETVSGENGQVCDEMSTNNGKGIHENTSGSLLPTDVLEWDRTVNKRKAAVNNILIRSEKRGSRSRTNSVHIKSDSRKSSIVRRNTSDSLSKSKEDLEDNTKKVPGNGRRRRRKTSTIDNMENNVNDSNLNESNTNEDMGNKDNDENEDNKENEVNNETVDNNETVDNNETVGNNETVGNNENIDDINNNNNNDNVVAEKNKVGTRKYSDSKNSCSSMNARNNVLNVWTKGKRRRRKKKREVLIKNDADGNNSGEENKVVKSLYTRTVTEKDMSQMYKDYLKVLDERKNQKKKKKRKRRRKKKNVEEGEKEGESKQTIEGGEALDKCSINDKEGRKEYNEEGEGEEEGEEEEDDDYDDDEYDDDDDNNCAEEEMDEEERLRKLISENYHNRYDYTVKDNFEILHRRVEWFYHWFIESASNIEYDYRWSVILPYIIFKHDKSKPFAKNNFIDNLNAELFKSRASCTTSAQKKDVKEETMNGCKMEGGSLEVPNKLSEKKNVSTVTNISTVTNISSASKVTSTKGKSNCLTKNQIEEQNDKELSEGTLNVHKKEKQIDEVIVVEDEDENENENEDQNQSEEKKKSTGKRGLLTNGQEVNENKKRNKGQKYEDERNDNYIEIVEIKDDVEVIEISEGEEKDEINHKIKDKIKDKIKDVNNADSSKSNSTNNNKNNNISSDCNGSNNNNNNVTQKDVVCFPKEYVITNDLVKQAIFDTLNNVYSKNEEDYYSFHNDHDVVYLYADLLKEKENNNNNNNILDGQKEDKDTAIQKWKRESVSKTNVIECFNGKKEEQDEEGNEYCYYFYLFGLATTYTFFTFQFDRNRISQFLIFPPMQCKGLGMQVLEKIYHLSIVNTNIREITVEDPAVSFTQLRDIITIKMCIDLNILSPSVLYPQEYLTTKNIQKENVELDKKRFMAVCKETHKQITRMIETLMLADVLPHPAPAYTDNEEKVTGLRKREKKNDNNSCLNSMEYFESSDLCKEVRIKIKKRIKNDYIGNLINKNMNCMASDVFQDYVKEELYKLWRKQCRVYYRTIRKLRKIYPL, from the exons ATGAGAACAAAAAGTGCAAATAAATTAAACGTAGAACAGACTACAGgtgaaattaaaaaagttGAACTAAATAgagaatattataattgtATAAAGACATATGCAAGTGATTTACAaaatttatcttttaatttttttccatcaataaatacatacacATGTGTACCTAAACTTAGTGCTATTAATACAATAACATTTCATCCATGTATATCAAGTTCtgattatattaataaaacatatacatTCAAGCCATTATTTActcatcatttttttagTGACAGTGAACAG GTAATTGGATTTGAAAATTTGAATATAGAATTTTATTACACGTGCGACAATTATGAAGTGTTCATGAAGTTGAACGGGTCCATATGTGACCAATATGAAAATTCAAATTATATCATGTTAATGCTTTTACAAAGTTTATATATCACCACTCCTTATCCAGGTGGCTTTATAGAAAGTGaagaaaaatttttaaGTATATTAAATCGAAATGATAAAAAGCtagttaaaaaaaatagttATGAGGAACAAGTAAGGAATGCCATATATAAGCCTCCTggttatattatttatgaGAAACATATTAGTAAAGATATAATTTTACAAATACGCAAATGTGGATTTTCCTctgaatattttaaattcGATAGTAGTAGTgacataaaaaatataaagagAGAAACTGTAAGTGGAGAAAATGGTCAGGTATGTGATGAAATGAGTACAAATAATGGAAAAGGAATTCATGAAAATACATCTGGAAGCTTATTACCTACTGATGTTTTAGAATGGGATAGAACTGTGAATAAAAGGAAAGCAGctgttaataatattttgattaGAAGCGAAAAGAGAGGTTCAAGAAGTAGAACGAATAGTGTACATATCAAATCAGACTCTAGAAAAAGTAGTATTGTTAGGAGAAATACAAGTGATAGTCTTAGTAAAAGTAAAGAGGATCTTGAGGATAATACAAAGAAGGTGCCTGGTAATGGCAGGCGAAGGAGGAGAAAAACAAGTACAATTGataatatggaaaataatgtaaatgatagtaatttaaatgaaaGTAATACCAATGAAGATATGGGCAATAAGGACAACGATGAAAATGAGGATAATAAGGAAAATGAGGTTAATAATGAAACAGTGGATAATAATGAAACAGTGGATAATAATGAAACAGTGGGTAATAATGAAACAGTGGgtaataatgaaaatatagatgatattaataataataataataatgataatgtTGTTGCTGAAAAGAATAAGGTGGGTACGAGAAAATATTCAGATTCGAAAAACTCCTGCAGCAGCATGAATGCTCGTAACAATGTCCTAAACGTTTGGACCAAAggaaaaagaagaagacGTAAAAAGAAAAGAGAAGTActaattaaaaatgatgcTGACGGTAATAATTCAGGGGAAGAAAATAAGGTTGTAAAAAGTTTGTATACAAGAACTGTTACTGAAAAGGATATGTCACAAATGTACAAAGATTATTTAAAAGTATTAGATGAACGAAAAAACcaaaagaagaaaaagaaaagaaaaagacgaagaaaaaaaaaaaatgtagaAGAAGGAGAAAAGGAAGGTGAATCTAAACAAACTATAGAAGGAGGAGAAGCTTTAGATAAATGTTCTATTAATGATAAAGAAGGAAGAAAAGAATACAATGAAGAAGGAGAGGGAGAAGAAGAAGgagaagaagaagaagatgaTGATTATGATGACGACGaatatgatgatgatgatgataataattgtgcagaagaagaaatggatgaagaagaaagaTTAAGAAAATTGATAAGTgaaaattatcataatagATATGATTATACAGTTAAAGATAATTTTGAAATTTTACATAGAAGAGTTGAATGGTTTTATCATTGGTTTATTGAAAGTGCTTCAAATATTGAATATGATTATAGATGGAGTGTAATATTAccatatattatatttaaacaTGATAAGAGCAAGCCATTTgcaaaaaataattttattgATAATTTAAACGCTGAATTGTTTAAAAGCCGTGCATCATGTACTACGAGTGCTCAAAAAAAGGATGTTAAGGAAGAAACTATGAATGGTTGTAAAATGGAAGGGGGTTCATTAGAAGTACCAAATAAATTaagtgaaaaaaaaaatgtatcAACGGTTACCAATATATCAACTGTAACTAATATTTCCAGTGCATCAAAAGTGACTAGCACAAAAGGAAAGTCGAATTGTTTAACAAAAAATCAAATCGAGGAGcaaaatgataaagaaTTAAGTGAAGGCACATTGAATGTACACAAAAAGGAAAAACAAATCGACGAAGTTATAGTAGTAGAAGATGaagatgaaaatgaaaatgaaaatgaagatCAAAATCAAAGtgaggaaaaaaaaaagagtACTGGTAAAAGAGGCTTGTTAACGAATGGTCAGGAAGTAAATGAAAACAAGAAAAGAAACAAAGGTCAAAAATATGAAGATGAACgaaatgataattatattgaAATAGTAGAAATAAAAGATGATGTTGAAGTGATAGAGATATCTGAGGGAGAAGAAAAAGACGAAATAAAccataaaataaaagataaaataaaagataaaataaaagatgTAAACAATGCGGATAGTAGCAAAAGTAATAGTACtaacaataataaaaataataatataagtaGTGATTGTAATggtagtaataataataataataatgttacACAAAAAGATGTTGTGTGTTTTCCAAAAGAATATGTAATTACCAATGATCTAGTCAAACAGGCAATATTTGATACCTTGAATAATGTATATAgtaaaaatgaagaagattattattcttttcataATGATCATGATgttgtttatttatatgcAGATTTGCTCAaggaaaaagaaaataataataataataataacattttaGATGGACAAAAAGAAGATAAAGATACTGCCATTCAAAAGTGGAAGAGAGAAAGTGTTTCAAAGACAAATGTAATAGAATGTTTTAATGGTAAGAAAGAAGAACAAGATGAAGAAGGTAACGAGTActgttattatttttatttatttggTTTAGCAACAACTTATACGTTCTTTACATTTCAATTTGATAGAAATAGAATATCTCAATTTTTGATTTTCCCTCCCATGCAATGTAAAGGGTTAGGTATGCAGGTTTTAGAAAAGATTTATCATTTATCAATTGTTAATACAAACATTAGAGAAATAACGGTTGAAGATCCAGCAGTTTCATTTACTCAATTAAGAGATATCATTACAATAAAAATGTGCATtgatttaaatattttatcacCGAGTGTTTTATATCCACAAGAATATTTaacaacaaaaaatattcaaaagGAAAATGTAGAATTAGATAAGAAGAGGTTTATGGCAGTTTGTAAAGAAACACACAAGCAAATTACTAGAATGATCGAAACTTTAATGTTAGCTGATGTATTACCTCACCCTGCTCCTGCATATACAGATAATGAGGAAAAGGTTACAGGTCTTAGGAAAAGAGAGAAGAAAAATGATAACAACAGTTGTTTAAATTCAATGGAATATTTTGAATCATCTGATTTATGTAAAGAAGTGCgaatcaaaataaaaaagaggataaaaaatgattacATAGGAAATTTGATtaacaaaaatatgaatTGCATGGCAAGTGACGTCTTCCAAGATTAT GTGAAAGAAGAACTATATAAGTTGTGGAGGAAACAATGTAGAGTTTATTATAG GACTATAAGAAAgttaagaaaaatatatccATTATAA
- a CDS encoding putative repressor of RNA polymerase III transcription MAF1 — translation MINLDIEILNDVNLILEKLDAHDRFIEAKIELFEDIDKTKNCYSTTLNNEENISNTQIFSSELDINNKQDEENNMNPLYDNRNNMSQMTENNVNLLDSLNPFDDENNMSKEIHNNKEIEENDENEDKNDNKKNNDSNKNNDSNKYNDSNKNNDSNKNNDSNKNNDSNKNNDSNKYNDNIKNNDNIYNDNNNTCYINTLDNINNNKNVKKKKIPEIINNNGKEKKSILTNIINILNYVFPDYEFKYLNNSNYKYIKNINSVIDNINYNLFYIVENIYRGFNKKIWKILKELIDFKYCDVYTYLNDTDNDPYVDKESISSFNYFFFAKKNKRILFISCITKPKYKNQKNDEDFNNLYMGIQDDPSINEQNEYDDEDSSLC, via the coding sequence atgattaaTTTAGATATTGAAATATTGAATGATGTCAATTTaatattagaaaaattaGATGCGCACGATCGTTTTATTGAAGCAAAAATAGAACTGTTCGAAGATATAGACAAAACGAAAAATTGTTATAGTACTActttaaataatgaagaaaatataagtaATACACAAATATTTAGCTCAGAATTGGATATTAATAACAAACaagatgaagaaaataatatgaaccctttatatgataatagaaataatatgtCTCAAATGACCGAAAATAATGTTAATCTTTTGGACTCTCTGAATCCTTttgatgatgaaaataatatgtcaaaagaaatacataataataaggaaatagaagaaaatgacgaaaatgaagataagaatgataataaaaaaaataatgatagtaataaaaataatgatagtaataaatataatgatagtaataaaaataatgatagtaataaaaataatgatagtaataaaaataatgatagtaataaaaataatgacagtaataaatataatgataatattaaaaataatgataatatatataatgataataataacacTTGCTATATAAATACCCTAGACAATATTAATAACAAcaaaaatgtaaaaaaaaaaaaaattcctgaaattattaataataatggaaaagaaaaaaaaagcattttgactaatattattaatatcttAAATTATGTTTTTCCAGATTATGAATTTAAATACTTAAATAATTCAaactataaatatataaaaaatattaatagtgttattgataatataaactataacttattttatattgttgaaaatatttatagaggattcaataaaaaaatatggaaaatattaaaagaacTTATTGATTTCAAATATTGTGATGTCTATACTTATTTAAACGATACAGATAATGATCCATATGTTGATAAAGAAAGTATATCAAGTTTTAATTACTTCTTCTttgcaaaaaaaaataaaagaattcTTTTCATATCTTGTATAACCAAAccaaaatataaaaatcaaaaaaatgacgaagattttaataatttatatatggGAATACAAGATGATCCTTCAATCaatgaacaaaatgaatatgatGACGAAGACTCCTCACTTTgttaa
- a CDS encoding putative prohibitin-like protein produces MKRHFIKLKYDIRNVKHYHLYKINIRNIHNIIKNERATNTHLSVNNNPRMNEKKCVENENFIYSNINIIKNKMHITDGQVEIKDNKMDQVDNIKYERKEQENEQIKILKLKNVKLLTCCIITTLFFYFTLKKVPEGYICLVQNKHDGEVKPYIYDDLMTFFFNPLKYKVIHMRIIPIQRKYTNVYETLDKQKIKVKLEVKMKPKIPFIIDIYSSFGINYSTSYIEKEMNLDLKNVIKYYNLNTLLENNQDVNDDNGTVDDAIDQIMDRFYDSSIFHKIILMDVTILFEKVE; encoded by the coding sequence atgaaacgtcattttataaaattgaAATATGATATAAGAAATGTAAAACATTACCATTTATAcaagataaatataagaaatatacataacataataaaaaatgaaagaGCTACAAATACACATTTAAgtgttaataataatccAAGAATGAATGAAAAGAAATGTGtagaaaatgaaaattttatatattcaaatattaatattataaaaaataaaatgcATATAACAGATGGTCAAGTTGAAattaaagataataaaatggatcaagttgataatataaaatatgaaagaaaagaacaagaaaatgaacaaataaaaatattaaaattaaaaaatgtaaaattATTAACGTGTTGTATAATTACTActctctttttttatttcacACTTAAAAAAGTCCCAGAAGGTTATATATGCTTAGTTCAAAATAAACATGATGGAGAAGTTAaaccatatatatatgacGATTTGATgacttttttttttaatcctttaaaatataaagtTATACATATGAGAATTATACCTATACAAAGGAAATATACAAATGTATATGAAACTCTAgataaacaaaaaattaaagtAAAACTTGAAGTTAAAATGAAACCCAAAATACCCTTTATTATTGATATTTATAGTTCTTTTGGCATAAATTATAGTACCTCTTATattgaaaaagaaatgaatttagatttaaaaaatgttattaaatattataactTAAATACATTACTTGAAAATAATCAAGATGttaatgatgataatggAACAGTGGATGACGCAATAGATCAAATTATGGACCGATTTTATGATTCATCTATATTCCACAAAATTATTCTTATGGATGTAactatattatttgaaaaggtggaataa
- a CDS encoding putative CDGSH iron-sulfur domain-containing protein, translating into MGNNMLKAKSHNVFRKKGDILNTNNLKAVHIETFYPPLKSSKKVSVCRCWKSFNFPYCDNTHQKLQQQGVVCGPLLLEIRKSKTVRSPQ; encoded by the coding sequence ATGGgtaataatatgttaaaaGCAAAATCTCATAATGTCTTTCGTAAAAAAGgtgatatattaaatacaaataatttaaagGCAGTACATATAGAAACTTTCTATCCACCTTTAAAAAGTTCGAAAAAAGTTTCTGTCTGTAGATGTTGGaaatcttttaattttccTTACTGTGATAATACTCATCAAAAATTGCAACAACAAGGAGTAGTTTGTGGACCTTTACTTTTAGAAATACGTAAAAGCAAGACAGTACGTTCTCCtcaataa
- a CDS encoding small GTP-binding protein sar1 yields the protein LDNAGKTTLLHMLKDDRVAQHVPTLHPHSEELVVGKIRFKTFDLGGHETARRIWRDYFAAVDAVVFMIDTTDRSRFDEAREELRHLLETEELSNVPFVVLGNKIDKPDAASEDELRQHLNLFSNVTVHNNMKGGSGVRPVELFMCSVIRRMGYAAAFKWISQFLT from the coding sequence GTTTAGATAATGCTGGAAAAACAACTTTATTACATATGTTAAAAGATGATAGAGTGGCTCAACACGTGCCTACTCTACACCCACACTCAGAAGAATTGGTTGTGGGAAAAATAAGATTTAAAACATTCGATTTAGGAGGACATGAAACAGCTAGGAGAATATGGAGAGATTATTTTGCTGCTGTAGATGCTGTAGTTTTTATGATTGATACTACTGACAGATCACGATTTGATGAAGCAAGAGAAGAATTAAGACATTTATTAGAAACAGAAGAATTAAGCAATGTTCCATTTGTTGTTTTAGGTAATAAAATTGATAAACCTGATGCAGCTAGTGAAGATGAATTAAGACAACATcttaatttattttcaaatgtaactgttcataataatatgaaagGTGGATCAGGAGTAAGACCAGTAGAATTATTTATGTGTAGTGTTATTAGAAGAATGGGATATGCAGCAGCATTTAAATGGATATCACAATTTCTAACATAA